The following is a genomic window from Acidobacteriota bacterium.
TACATCGAAGGACCCATTGCCCTGGATTCTCCCCTGAGCCGGTTTGCCGCCGAGCGCAAGGGCATCGACAGCCCCCTGGTGGAGGCCACCGATATTTTTGTGGCCCCCGATATCGAGGCGGCCAATATCCTCTACCGTGCCATTCTCTACTTCGCCCAGGGAGAATCGGGCGGCATCGTCCTGGGAGCCCGGGTTCCGCTCATTCTGCTGTCCCGGGCGGAGACTCCCGAAACCAAGATCCGATCCATCGCGCTGGCCGTTCTGGTCGGGAAGGCCGCGGGCGGCTCCGCGGGCTGAGTCGGATGGGAAACGGCGTTTGAAACCGTCATGAAGATTCTGGTCGTCAACGTCGGATCCACTTCCTTGAAGTTCCGGCTGTTCCAGATGGAAGACGAATCGGTGGTTGCGGTGGGCAAGGTGGAGCGCGTGGGCAGCCCCAGTTCGCCGCTGAGCTACCAGTTGGGCGACGGTCCCGCGCAGGAAAGGGATATCCGGGCTCCCGACCATCGGGCGGCCATCGAGCAGGTGCTCGATATCCTGACCGATCCGGCGTCGGAGGTTCTGGCGAGCCTGGAGGAGCTGGATGCCATTGGTTTCAAGCCGGTTCACGCCAAGGGCATTGCCGATTCGGTGGTGGTGACCGACGAGGTCATCCAGGCCATGGAGGACTACATCTTCCTGGCTCCGGCCCACAATCCTCCTTACATCGAGGCCTTCCGCATCTTCCAGCAGCTTCTGCCCGAAAAGACTCTGGTGGGGGTGTTCGAAGCCGCCTTTCACAAGACCATTCCCGATTACGCCAGAACCTATGGGATCCCCTATGAGTGGGCCGAGAAACACGCCATTCAGCGCTACGGGTTTCATGGAGCCTCTCATCGCTACATCTCCTGGCGCGCCCCCGAAATGGCCGGGCGCTCCGGCCGGGACCTGAAAATCATCTCCTGCCACATGGGCGGGAGCGCCAGCATCTGCGCCATCAGGGACGGTCGGTCCATTGAAACCAGCATGGGGTTTTCCCCCCAGGCGGGCCTGTCCCACGCCACACGCAACGGCGATCTGGATCCCTTTGTTCCGCTCTATCTCATGCAGGAGGAAGGCCTGAGCGTGGACCAGGTGCGGGAAGGCCTATCCCAGCGGGGAGGGCTCAAGGGAATCTCGGGTCTGAGCGGGGACGTGCGGGACCTGGAAGAAGCGGCAGCGGCAGGGAACCCCCGAGCCAAGCTGGCCCTGGAGGTGCTGGTACACGAAACCAGGAAGTATATCGGAGCCTATTCGGCGGTCCTGGAGGGCCTGGATATTCTGGCCTTTACCGGAGGAATCGGCGAAAACGGCATCCGGATCCGACAGTCCGTTTGCCAGGGTCTGGAGTATCTGGGCATTCGGATCGACCCCGACAGGAACCAGGTGCGTGGCAGGGACACGGTGATTTCCGCCGAGGGGTCCGAGGTTTCGGTCCTGGTCATCCTGGCCAATGAAGAGCTGGTGATCGCCCGCGAGACGGCGCGGCTGGTGGCCGAGTCGGGCCGGGGGTAGCGGATTTCCCGAAGCTGCCGGTCAGGATCAACCCATGTCCTGTACCGAAATCGATACACCCGATCGGGCGCTGCGGGTCACCGCTTCCGTAAACTGCATGT
Proteins encoded in this region:
- a CDS encoding acetate kinase codes for the protein MKILVVNVGSTSLKFRLFQMEDESVVAVGKVERVGSPSSPLSYQLGDGPAQERDIRAPDHRAAIEQVLDILTDPASEVLASLEELDAIGFKPVHAKGIADSVVVTDEVIQAMEDYIFLAPAHNPPYIEAFRIFQQLLPEKTLVGVFEAAFHKTIPDYARTYGIPYEWAEKHAIQRYGFHGASHRYISWRAPEMAGRSGRDLKIISCHMGGSASICAIRDGRSIETSMGFSPQAGLSHATRNGDLDPFVPLYLMQEEGLSVDQVREGLSQRGGLKGISGLSGDVRDLEEAAAAGNPRAKLALEVLVHETRKYIGAYSAVLEGLDILAFTGGIGENGIRIRQSVCQGLEYLGIRIDPDRNQVRGRDTVISAEGSEVSVLVILANEELVIARETARLVAESGRG